From a region of the Candidatus Binatia bacterium genome:
- a CDS encoding ATP-binding protein — translation MIERTLAAKLAALARTFPLVTVTGPRQSGKTTLCRAAFPDKAYVSLEAPDVREYARRDPRGLIADHARGAIFDEIQRAPDLLSYLQGEVDERPAAGRFILTGSANFALLQSVSQSLAGRTGLLQLLPLSLAEVRRFPNPPDDLFTLLWQGTYPALYDRGSAPGDWYGAYVGTYVERDVRQILDVADLVVFQTFLRLCAGRTGQLLNASALGADAGVTHNTARAWLAVLEASYLALRLLPFHTNLNTRLVKTPKLHFYDSGLVCYLLGITRPEQLRDHPLRGPIFESWVVSEIIKARLHQGLPPNLSFYRDRKGLEIDAILESGRDLLAVETKSGQTVAEDFFAALRSFAAIFAGKPTPRVRSMVVYGGSQSQRRSDATVVPWTALDGVDWT, via the coding sequence ATGATCGAGCGGACGCTTGCAGCAAAGCTCGCTGCGCTGGCCCGCACGTTTCCCCTGGTCACAGTCACCGGCCCTCGGCAGTCGGGCAAGACGACCCTTTGCCGGGCAGCTTTTCCGGACAAGGCATACGTGTCGCTCGAGGCGCCGGACGTCCGCGAGTACGCTCGGCGCGATCCACGCGGACTCATTGCCGACCATGCCCGGGGCGCGATCTTCGACGAGATCCAGCGCGCGCCGGATCTGCTCTCGTATCTGCAGGGCGAGGTCGACGAGCGCCCCGCAGCCGGACGTTTCATCCTCACCGGTTCGGCAAACTTCGCTCTGCTGCAGTCGGTGTCGCAATCGCTGGCTGGACGCACGGGCCTGCTGCAACTGCTGCCGCTGAGCCTTGCTGAAGTGCGCCGTTTTCCGAACCCGCCGGATGATCTCTTCACCCTCTTGTGGCAGGGAACCTACCCCGCGCTTTACGATCGCGGCAGCGCACCCGGCGATTGGTACGGCGCCTATGTGGGCACGTACGTCGAGCGCGATGTGCGCCAGATTCTTGATGTCGCCGACCTGGTTGTCTTCCAAACCTTCCTCCGTCTCTGTGCCGGACGGACAGGGCAACTGCTCAACGCCTCCGCCCTGGGCGCCGATGCGGGCGTGACCCACAACACCGCACGGGCATGGCTGGCCGTGCTCGAGGCCAGCTATTTGGCCCTTCGCCTCCTGCCCTTTCATACGAACCTGAACACCCGCCTGGTCAAGACGCCGAAGCTCCACTTCTACGATTCCGGGTTGGTGTGCTACCTGCTCGGGATCACGCGCCCGGAGCAGCTCCGCGACCATCCCCTCCGCGGCCCCATCTTCGAGTCGTGGGTGGTCTCGGAAATCATCAAGGCACGCCTGCACCAGGGACTGCCGCCGAATCTGTCCTTCTATCGCGACCGCAAGGGCCTCGAGATCGACGCCATCCTCGAGAGCGGGCGCGATCTCCTCGCCGTAGAGACGAAGTCGGGACAGACGGTCGCCGAGGATTTCTTCGCGGCCCTGCGGTCCTTCGCCGCCATCTTTGCGGGCAAGCCGACTCCGCGAGTGCGAAGCATGGTCGTTTATGGCGGTAGCCAGTCGCAGCGGCGGTCGGACGCAACCGTTGTGCCGTGGACAGCGCTCGATGGCGTCGACTGGACCTGA
- a CDS encoding putative Ig domain-containing protein, with product MLDRLGTVMALVGIATAGMTASCGSDAEPAPAQLAYAENPASYTVGLSLENTPTSRGGAIASYSVSPALPPGLTLDVRTGLISGTPTYPTGRAEYTVTGANGSGRTTVALTLEVLPGFVTTAGQMTTERMRGPTATPLSNGLVLIAGGIGYSGELLPRAEIYDPETQQFTATGSMNAEQSGFQAVLLPDGKVLMICGQDGDGEPIERPEVYDTVSGSFVPTGAMIRPRILCAAALLGNGKVLVAGGMTTRMAGGVTRTAELYDPETGSFSATGDMTIERFDAMAALTGSHVLVAGGLGATYFPTAVAELYDPVTGTFSPVGDMTTARRYAAATRIPGSDAVLVVGGEDVDGNVLGTAELYDPSILTFVATGSLADNRRSPTVVGLASGKVLVTGGIFFPFIPLNVAEVYDPSTGTFSFTGPMAARRLGPAATLLPNGEVLVAGGANPYAEDTAELYRE from the coding sequence ATGCTCGATCGCCTCGGAACGGTGATGGCACTCGTCGGTATCGCAACGGCCGGGATGACCGCCAGCTGCGGCAGCGACGCGGAACCCGCGCCTGCGCAGCTCGCGTACGCCGAGAACCCCGCGAGCTACACCGTGGGCCTGTCACTCGAGAACACGCCGACCAGCCGCGGCGGGGCGATCGCCTCCTATTCCGTCTCCCCTGCCCTCCCTCCCGGCCTGACACTGGACGTCAGGACGGGCCTCATCAGCGGAACTCCGACCTATCCGACGGGACGCGCCGAGTACACGGTCACCGGCGCGAACGGGTCGGGGCGCACTACGGTCGCGTTGACCCTCGAGGTGCTACCGGGTTTCGTAACCACGGCAGGCCAGATGACCACGGAACGGATGCGCGGCCCCACCGCAACGCCTCTTTCGAATGGGCTGGTGCTCATCGCAGGCGGGATCGGCTACTCCGGGGAGCTACTCCCGCGCGCGGAGATTTACGATCCGGAGACGCAACAGTTCACCGCGACCGGGAGCATGAACGCGGAACAGTCCGGTTTTCAGGCGGTCCTGCTTCCTGACGGCAAGGTGCTCATGATCTGTGGACAAGACGGAGACGGCGAACCGATCGAGCGCCCCGAGGTCTACGATACGGTCTCGGGAAGCTTTGTCCCGACCGGCGCCATGATCAGGCCCCGCATCCTTTGCGCGGCAGCACTCCTCGGAAACGGCAAGGTGCTCGTCGCGGGAGGGATGACGACCCGCATGGCGGGGGGCGTCACCCGAACGGCGGAACTGTACGATCCGGAAACGGGTTCCTTCTCCGCAACCGGTGACATGACGATCGAGCGCTTCGACGCCATGGCAGCACTCACGGGGAGCCACGTGCTCGTGGCGGGCGGGCTCGGCGCAACCTACTTCCCGACGGCCGTCGCCGAGCTTTACGACCCCGTCACGGGTACCTTTTCCCCCGTCGGCGACATGACGACGGCACGCCGTTACGCCGCCGCGACGCGCATCCCGGGGAGCGACGCCGTGCTCGTGGTAGGCGGGGAGGATGTCGACGGCAACGTACTCGGCACGGCTGAGCTGTACGATCCTTCCATCCTGACCTTCGTGGCCACCGGCAGCCTCGCCGACAATCGCAGGTCCCCGACCGTGGTCGGACTTGCCAGCGGCAAGGTGCTCGTGACCGGCGGGATCTTCTTCCCCTTCATCCCCCTGAACGTTGCCGAAGTCTACGATCCAAGTACCGGAACTTTCTCGTTTACGGGCCCCATGGCGGCGAGGCGCCTCGGCCCGGCCGCCACCCTGTTGCCGAACGGAGAGGTGCTGGTTGCCGGGGGAGCGAACCCGTATGCCGAGGACACCGCGGAGCTCTACCGCGAGTGA
- a CDS encoding VWA domain-containing protein, whose protein sequence is MYVIFDASGSMQAKLADRTTRIDTAKRVLAGLREQDFAGYDVALRVYGSRRKEDCSDSELLVPFGDAEQTLPRIKDAVAKLTPLGRTPIAFSLQQALKDFGERRGEIVLITDGIESCDADPCALMREWRGKNVDIRVHVVGFGVSGKEREALKCIADESGAEYRDARTGAELKGGLEGIRKQAAKPALWLHGVDRAGNQVAIAGTLASADGKTKPIEVSSASAVYVAPGRYTLLAGVRTANGNLYRPVDRAVDVKEHGATVVRVEVELPPRVKVRFDQPDNRRVTASIQALRQGREAFKFRSIDEVFVDEGEYEFRSRPEADNDLSVRESFAAGDRKEVVFAMRRTVLVRIKVIASGSGAHLRDNVELWQDGKKRYMVHMTNGAWVVPGTYTLRFGAPLTEYEQPGLVIAEKPQQDIEIEVPVGFVTVVYQKADGSRDGDKRSFIGRSGTNERHFRQSGEKHPVRPGRYRAIGWGGAYDEVTFEIAAGEEKEIVLRARP, encoded by the coding sequence ATGTACGTCATCTTCGATGCGTCCGGCTCGATGCAGGCGAAGCTTGCCGACCGCACGACCCGCATCGATACGGCAAAACGGGTGCTGGCCGGGCTTCGGGAGCAGGACTTCGCAGGCTACGACGTGGCGCTGCGCGTGTACGGGAGCCGCCGTAAGGAAGATTGCTCCGACTCGGAGCTGCTGGTCCCGTTCGGTGACGCTGAGCAGACGCTGCCGCGGATCAAGGACGCGGTTGCGAAGCTGACGCCGCTCGGACGCACGCCGATCGCGTTCAGCTTGCAGCAGGCATTGAAGGACTTCGGCGAGCGGCGCGGCGAGATTGTCCTGATTACCGACGGGATCGAGTCCTGCGACGCGGACCCGTGCGCGCTGATGCGCGAGTGGCGCGGGAAAAACGTGGACATCCGCGTACACGTCGTCGGCTTCGGCGTTTCCGGCAAAGAGCGCGAGGCGTTGAAGTGTATCGCCGACGAAAGCGGCGCCGAGTACCGCGACGCCCGGACCGGAGCGGAGTTAAAAGGTGGCCTGGAGGGGATCCGGAAGCAGGCCGCGAAGCCGGCCCTCTGGCTGCACGGGGTGGACCGGGCCGGGAACCAAGTCGCCATCGCCGGCACGCTCGCGTCCGCAGACGGGAAGACGAAGCCGATCGAGGTGTCGAGCGCCAGCGCCGTGTACGTTGCCCCCGGACGGTACACGCTCCTGGCAGGCGTGCGCACGGCAAACGGCAACCTCTACCGGCCGGTCGATCGGGCCGTCGACGTGAAAGAGCACGGTGCCACCGTCGTGCGGGTGGAAGTCGAGCTGCCGCCGCGAGTGAAGGTGCGCTTCGATCAACCCGACAACCGCCGCGTGACGGCGAGTATACAGGCGCTTCGGCAGGGCAGGGAGGCGTTCAAGTTCCGCTCCATCGACGAGGTTTTCGTCGACGAAGGAGAGTACGAATTCCGCTCCCGGCCCGAAGCCGACAACGATCTTTCGGTGCGCGAATCGTTCGCGGCCGGAGATCGCAAGGAAGTGGTGTTCGCCATGCGGCGCACGGTGCTGGTGAGGATCAAGGTGATCGCTTCCGGTTCGGGGGCGCATCTGCGCGACAATGTCGAACTCTGGCAGGACGGCAAGAAGCGCTACATGGTGCACATGACCAACGGCGCTTGGGTCGTCCCGGGGACCTATACGCTGCGCTTCGGCGCGCCGCTGACCGAGTACGAACAGCCGGGCTTGGTCATCGCGGAGAAGCCGCAACAAGACATCGAAATCGAGGTTCCGGTCGGGTTCGTCACCGTGGTCTACCAGAAGGCGGACGGATCGCGGGACGGGGATAAGCGCAGTTTCATCGGCCGGTCCGGAACGAACGAACGCCATTTTCGCCAATCCGGGGAAAAGCATCCCGTCCGGCCCGGCCGCTATCGGGCGATCGGTTGGGGCGGAGCCTACGACGAGGTGACGTTCGAGATCGCCGCCGGCGAAGAGAAGGAGATCGTGCTGCGCGCCAGACCATGA
- a CDS encoding glycosyltransferase family 9 protein translates to MSPATMRRLDYWVGVPTCFLLTIADRLRRLFGRSGERSTAPPRRILFVQLAEMGTMVVAIPALRKAQELFPAAELHLLCFTAIRSSAQLIGVFDPKNIVTIDSSTLPSVLRTTLRFLVRARREPFDTVVNLETFVRLSTALGYLIGAGTRVGFHRFNLEGVYTGDLLTHRVLYNSHVHAGHTLLDLVYALVTPDGQVPHVKRSIAGERLTIPTMALDPAVTRTVWRTLQQASTAIDPSSTIVVLNPNGSERFPMRKLPLDSYATLAERLVKDPSVVVVVTGVASERADAQHICARANSARVIDLTGRTTLRELLHLFAIARAVITNDSGPAHFACLTHTHVVVFFGPEEPNRYRPLTERCDVVSNGFSCSPCVGPHNQRLTPCNNNLCMQSIDIEQVAALVRERLAAPRARGAAPVLDGPVVRSV, encoded by the coding sequence GTGTCACCCGCAACCATGCGCCGGCTCGATTACTGGGTCGGCGTACCGACTTGCTTCCTTCTGACGATCGCCGACCGCCTGCGACGGCTGTTCGGTCGGAGCGGCGAACGTTCCACGGCGCCCCCGAGGCGCATCTTGTTCGTGCAACTGGCCGAGATGGGCACCATGGTGGTCGCGATTCCAGCTCTGCGGAAGGCACAGGAGCTGTTCCCGGCCGCCGAGCTGCATCTGCTTTGCTTCACCGCCATCCGGTCGAGCGCGCAGCTCATCGGCGTCTTCGATCCAAAGAACATCGTGACGATCGACAGCAGCACGCTGCCGTCCGTCCTTCGCACCACCCTGCGGTTTCTCGTCCGGGCCCGCCGCGAACCGTTCGACACCGTCGTCAACCTCGAGACCTTCGTTCGCCTCAGCACCGCCCTGGGGTATCTGATCGGTGCGGGCACGCGGGTGGGATTCCACCGCTTCAACCTGGAAGGGGTCTACACCGGCGATCTGCTCACCCACCGCGTCCTGTACAACTCCCATGTGCACGCCGGGCACACGCTGCTCGATCTCGTTTACGCGCTCGTCACGCCGGACGGGCAGGTGCCGCACGTGAAACGCTCGATTGCCGGCGAGCGGTTGACGATCCCCACGATGGCGCTCGATCCCGCGGTGACGCGGACCGTCTGGCGGACGTTGCAGCAGGCGAGCACGGCGATCGACCCCTCCTCCACCATTGTGGTTCTAAACCCGAACGGCAGTGAGCGCTTCCCGATGCGGAAACTGCCGCTCGACTCCTATGCAACGCTCGCCGAGCGGCTGGTCAAGGATCCGTCGGTGGTGGTCGTCGTCACCGGTGTCGCCAGCGAACGCGCCGACGCACAGCACATCTGCGCGCGCGCGAACTCGGCACGGGTGATCGACCTGACAGGTCGGACGACGCTGCGCGAGTTGCTGCACCTGTTCGCCATCGCCCGCGCGGTGATCACCAACGACTCCGGCCCGGCCCATTTCGCCTGCCTCACGCACACCCATGTCGTCGTATTCTTCGGCCCGGAGGAGCCCAACCGCTACCGCCCGCTGACCGAGCGCTGCGACGTCGTCTCCAACGGGTTTTCGTGCAGTCCGTGTGTCGGTCCGCACAATCAGCGCCTGACGCCGTGCAATAACAACCTATGCATGCAGAGCATCGATATCGAACAGGTGGCAGCGCTGGTGCGCGAGCGCCTCGCAGCACCGCGGGCGCGGGGTGCGGCACCGGTACTTGACGGGCCCGTTGTGCGCTCCGTATAG
- a CDS encoding MFS transporter has translation MEAHATAASHKALILSTTAFTVCFAAWMLNGVLVTFLASNQVFPWGPVEVGWLMGIPVLTGSIFRLPAGLLTDRYGGKPIFSGLLVLCAVPMWALSYADSYWAFALCSFGFGLAGVGFSVGIAFTSVWYPKRRQGTALGIFGTGNAGASLTTLVAPTLLDRFTAHGSNLDGWRALPRVYAAMLLVMGLVFLLLATNKRPASSTLTVREQLVPLKSMRVWRFGLYYFLVFGCFVAFSQWLVPYYVNAYYMPLVTAGALAAVFSFPSGVIRAMGGWMSDHWGARRVMFWVLFSSCLFSFALIVPRMEIFSPGKGIMATRPGVVTDVESERIVVGEQAYPLVRKPDALAGGDSGIVVFPRKDMWQEPAVAVGQEVQRRELLARGVTRIYFQANVWIFTAIVMLLGVIWGIGKAGVYKYIPDYFPTQVGVVGGMVGVIGGLGGFVCPILFGYLLEATGLWTSCWMLMFGLSVACLVWMVRTVRLLEAKAAPERSRRIEEPSGLEAI, from the coding sequence ATGGAAGCGCATGCCACGGCAGCCTCGCACAAGGCGTTGATTCTGAGCACCACGGCGTTCACCGTGTGCTTCGCGGCCTGGATGCTGAACGGTGTGTTGGTGACCTTTCTGGCCAGCAACCAGGTGTTTCCGTGGGGGCCGGTCGAAGTGGGTTGGCTCATGGGTATCCCGGTGCTCACCGGGTCGATCTTTCGGCTGCCGGCCGGACTGCTGACCGACCGCTACGGCGGCAAGCCGATCTTCAGCGGCCTGTTGGTGCTGTGTGCCGTGCCGATGTGGGCGCTGTCGTACGCCGACAGCTACTGGGCGTTCGCGCTCTGCAGTTTCGGTTTCGGGCTGGCGGGGGTCGGATTTTCGGTGGGCATTGCGTTCACGTCGGTCTGGTATCCGAAGCGTCGCCAGGGTACGGCCCTCGGTATTTTCGGGACCGGCAATGCGGGGGCGTCGCTGACGACCCTGGTCGCCCCGACTTTGCTCGATCGCTTCACCGCGCACGGCAGCAATCTGGACGGTTGGCGTGCGCTGCCCAGGGTGTACGCGGCGATGCTGCTGGTCATGGGTCTCGTGTTCTTGCTGCTGGCCACGAACAAGCGGCCCGCGAGCAGCACGCTGACCGTGCGCGAGCAACTGGTGCCGTTGAAGTCGATGCGGGTCTGGCGTTTCGGCCTGTACTACTTCCTCGTGTTCGGTTGCTTCGTTGCGTTCTCGCAGTGGTTGGTGCCCTACTACGTCAACGCGTACTACATGCCGCTGGTCACCGCCGGGGCGCTGGCGGCGGTGTTCAGCTTCCCCTCCGGAGTGATTCGCGCCATGGGCGGGTGGATGTCCGACCACTGGGGCGCACGCCGGGTCATGTTCTGGGTGTTGTTCTCGTCGTGCCTGTTCAGCTTCGCCCTGATCGTTCCCCGGATGGAGATCTTCTCGCCCGGCAAGGGCATCATGGCGACGCGGCCCGGCGTGGTGACCGACGTGGAGAGCGAACGCATCGTGGTCGGCGAGCAGGCCTACCCACTGGTGCGCAAGCCGGACGCGCTGGCGGGTGGCGACTCGGGCATCGTCGTGTTTCCGAGAAAGGACATGTGGCAGGAGCCGGCAGTGGCGGTGGGCCAGGAAGTACAGCGGCGCGAGCTGCTGGCGCGCGGTGTCACGCGCATCTATTTCCAGGCCAACGTGTGGATCTTCACCGCCATCGTGATGCTGCTCGGTGTCATCTGGGGGATCGGCAAGGCGGGCGTGTACAAGTACATTCCCGACTACTTCCCCACGCAGGTGGGGGTCGTGGGCGGAATGGTCGGCGTCATCGGCGGGTTAGGAGGTTTCGTCTGCCCGATCCTGTTCGGCTACCTGCTCGAGGCCACCGGGTTGTGGACGAGCTGCTGGATGTTGATGTTCGGACTGTCGGTCGCCTGCCTGGTATGGATGGTCCGCACCGTACGCCTGTTGGAGGCGAAAGCGGCGCCGGAGCGGTCGCGCCGGATCGAGGAACCCAGCGGCCTGGAGGCGATATGA